A genomic window from Labrus bergylta chromosome 7, fLabBer1.1, whole genome shotgun sequence includes:
- the LOC136179747 gene encoding electron transfer flavoprotein beta subunit lysine methyltransferase-like, whose product MNSELNGLQPPVCLTHNIMGSPPAAFHLILLGDMFYDQSLATSLHSWLNRCMETHGTKVLIGDPGRAQFEEHAIRRLLRPLAQFELPDSVREENYGLSCSGVWSYTPEL is encoded by the coding sequence ATGAACAGTGAGCTGAACGGCCTGCAGCCTCCTGTGTGTCTCACCCACAACATCATGGGTTCACCGCCCGCCGCCTTCCACCTGATCCTGCTGGGCGACATGTTCTACGACCAGTCCCTCGCCACCAGCCTGCACAGCTGGTTGAACCGCTGCATGGAGACCCACGGCACCAAAGTCCTGATCGGAGATCCAGGAAGAGCTCAGTTTGAGGAGCACGCCATCCGACGCCTCCTGAGGCCGCTGGCTCAGTTTGAGCTGCCCgacagtgtgagagaggagaactACGGCCTGAGCTGCAGCGGCGTCTGGAGCTACACACCTGAactctga